The DNA segment CGCCTCGTGCAAACGGTCAAAAAGGCCGGAAAGCACTTTGCAATCGTGACCGACAAGGACACGGTCGAAGCCGACTATGTGCTTAGCACGCTCTCGGTTGGCGTGCTGAAATCGCACGGCGTCAGATTCGACAAGAGCGCGCGCGCGCAGCTGGACCCGGTCCTGGCGGGCATGACGGCGGCGAAAATGACCAAGATCTTCGTGCCGCTGCGGCCAGAATTCTTTGCCGAACGCAATATCGCACCGGACACGTTCGTCACGATTTACGAACAGCGTCACGCCTGGCTCCTGCACCTTCGCACCGACGGCAAGCCGCTCGTCACCATCTTTGCTTCAGGCGCGATGTCGGATCTGGTAGAGAAATCGCACTACGCCGACATCGAAAACCAGATGCTTGATCTGCTCGATCGCGTCGGCGAACCCGATTTGACCGGTGCGCGCAACAACCTGGAAGGCCGCATCCACATCACCGACTGGACGACCAATCCGAATTTCCTGGCCGCCTATTCGGCCATGCTGCCCGGCGTCAAACGCCGCAATCCGCTGGTGATCGGCAACCTGATATTCGCGGGCGAGGCGTTTGTGCAGGACCTGAAGAAAAGCCCCAGTCAAATGACCGGCGCCTGGGAGTCGGGACGTATCGCGGGCAAGAAGATTTTGACAAAGCTGGCGCTGGAGGCTCGCAGGGCGGGCAAAGTAGGATCGGGACCGTAGTCGATTGGCCCGTAGCCGACCTGACTCTTGCGGCTTTTGATGGCGTTTCGGAAGTAGAGTCGGCGGGGACGGCTATGGTGCGTGAGGCACCGCATCAAAGCGGTTGATCACGAGATCACGCTTGGTCTCATCGACGCGCACCGTCATCTCGTAACGTCCGTCCTGAAGGTTCTTGCCCAGAACTTCCGAGTTGCGATGCAGCCAGCTGACGCCGGCGCCATCGGCCGCATCGATCGACAGATGCAATGTCGTTCGCGTCGCGGCCAGCCGTTCTTCGATCGCCGCCAACAGACCATCGATCCCCTCCCCGGTTTCGGCCGAAACCAGAAAACACGGCCGCTCCGGTGAGCGGCGGGCAGCGATATTGACAACGTTTTCGCGTTCCTCAGGCGAGAGCCGGTCGATCTTGTTCCAGACTTCAAGAATACGCTGGCCGCCGTCGGTATTGATCCCGAGCTGACGCAACACGGCTTCGACGTCCTGCTCCTGCGCTTCACTGTCTTCGTGCGAAATATCCCTGACGTGAAGAATGACGTCGGCCTCGAGCACCTCTTCAAGAGTGGCGCGAAACGCGGCCACCAGCTGCGTCGGCAGGTTGGAGATGAAACCGACCGTGTCCGACAGCATCGCCTTGCCGCCATGCGGCAGGGTAAGCGCGCGCAAGGTAGGATCGAGCGTGGCGAACAGCATGTCGGCGGCCTGAACCTCGGCGCGGGTCAGCCGGTTGAACAGCGTCGATTTGCCGGCGTTCGTATAGCCGACCAGCGCGACGACGCGATAAGGCACCCGTTGCCGGCCGGCGCGATGCAGCCGCCGTGTCGCCTGAACCTTCTTGAGCTCCTGCTCAAGCCGCGTGATGCGGTCGCCGATCAAACGGCGGTCGGCCTCGATCTGGGTTTCGCCGGGGCCGCCCATGAAACCAAAGCCGCCGCGCTGACGCTCAAGGTGGGTCCACGACCGCACCAGACGGCTACGCTGGTAGTTCAGGTGCGCGAGTTCGACCTGAAGCGTACCCTCTTTCGTCTTGGCGCGACGGCCAAAGATTTCGAGGATCAGCCCGGTGCGGTCGAGGACCTTGGTGTGCCAGGCCTTCTCCAGGTTGCGTTGCTGGATCGGCGATAGCGCGCAATCCATGATCACGAGCTCGGCTTCGTGGCCGGCCACAAGACCCGTGATCTCCTCAACCTTGCCCTTGCCGAGATAGGTCGCCGGTCTGATTTGGCTGACCGGCGCGATAAGAGCTTCCGCAACCGTGAGATCGATCGCGCGCGCAAGGCCTGCCGCCTCCTCGAGACGGGCTTCAGAACCACGGATGGCGGACGAATCCTCTCGCGCATCGGGATCACCCCGGCGCGTTCGCAGGTAAGGGCCGATGACAATCACCCGCCCGGTTTGCTTCCCCACCGCCGACCGCGGACGGTCGACTCCCCCGTCAGAATTTCGGGGTTCCAATCAGCTCACTCTCAAGCCGGTGCATCCTCGCCGCCTTCGAACAACTGGATCGGGGCTCCCGGCATGATGGTCGAGATCGCATGCTTGTAGACAAGCTGCGAATGACCGTCGCGACGCAGCAGCAGGCAGAAATTGTCGAACCAGGTCACAATTCCTTGCAGCTTTACCCCGTTGACCAGAAAAATCGTCAGTGGCGTTTTGGTTTTTCTAACGTGATTGAGGAAGGTGTCTTGTAGATTTTGTGCGCGGTCTGCCGCCATTGTTTTTATCCCGCAAGTCTCGGTGCTTCTTGTTATTGAACCGCAGGCCACTTTCTGTCGAAGCAGTCCTTTCGGCTACCGGCTCTCTTGAGATCCCCCTCGGGAGAGCACGATCGTGTGATTAGAAGGCAGGCTTGGTTATTAGGCAAGCAGCTTCACGCGGAAGTGGCGTCAAAGAGGGAGCAATTCTCCATAAGACCGTGAAAAGAGACCGAAATTCCCGGCCCCTTCCCGGCTGTTCCGTTCAACCGACGCCGAGCGCCTTCAACTTTCGATGCAGGGCCGACCGCTCCATGCCGACGAATTCCGCTGTGCGGGAGATATTGCCGGAGAAACGGCTGATCTGAGCCATCAGGTAGTCGCGTTCAAAGACCTCCCGCGCCTCGCGCAGCGGCAGACCCATGATGTGTTCGCCGTTGTTGCTGGTCGGCATGGCCGGCACCATCGAGCCCACGTCCTGCGGCAGCATATCGGCGGTGATGATGACTTCCGGCCCGCCGCCGGCCAGAATCATCACCCGCTCCACATTGTTGCGGAGCTGGCGGACGTTTCCGGGCCAGACATGCGACTGCAGGACCGCCATCGCGTCCTGGCCGATCTGCCGCTTCGGCAGGCCGGTCGCGGCCGATATCTGGTCCATGAAGTAGTCGATCAATTCCGGGATATCCTCGCGCCGCTCCGACAGCGGCGGAACGCGGATCGGCACCACCGACAGGCGGTGATACAGGTCTTCGCGGAAGCGTCCGGCCGCGATTTCTTCCTCGAGATTGCGAGCGGTCGAGGAAATGATGCGGACATCGACGCTCACCTTGGCCGTGCCGCCCTGGCGCTGGAAGGTCTGCTCGACCAGGACGCGCAAAATCTTGTTCTGGGTCTCGCGCGGCATGTCGCCGATTTCGTCGACAAACAACGTGCCGCCATGGGCCTCTTCGAGCGCGCCGGTCTTGCGGGCGTGCTCGCCGTTGGGCTCGACGCCGAACAGCTCGATTTCCATGCGCTCCGGCGTAATCGCCGCGGCGTTGATCACCACGAACGGGCCTTCGGCGCGGCTCGACATGTTGTGCAGTGTACGCGCGGCCAGTTCCTTGCCCGCGCCCGAGGGACCCACGATCAGGATACGGCTGTTGGCCTTGGCGGCCCGGTCGATGGTCTGCCGCAACTGGTTCATGCAGGCCGAGCGGCCGGTCATGACGCTCGCCGTCGGCGCCAGTTGCTTGAGCTCCTTCACCTCGCGCTTCAGGCGCGAGGTTTCCAGCGCCCGCGTGGCGACCAGAATCAGCCGATCGGACTTGAACGGCTTCTCGATGAAATCGTAAGCGCCGCGCTTGATGGCGGCGACCGCGGTTTCGATGTTGCCGTGGCCCGAAATCATCACGACCGGAAGATCGGCATGGTCGCGCTTGACCTGTTCAAGCAGTTGCAACCCGTCGAGCTTGCTGCCTTGCAACCAGATGTCGAGGAACACCAGGTTAGGCCTGCGGTTGGCGATTTCGGCCAGCGCAGAATCGCTGTCGCGCGCCGTGCGCGTCGTGAATCCCTCGTCGTCAAGAATCCCGGCGACAAGTTCACGAATGTCGGCTTCGTCATCGACAATCAAAATATCACTTGCCATAGGATACGCCCGTCTTCTCAGTTGCCTGTCGCGGCTTCGATTTTGGTCTGCTCATTAGTCGTTTCTTGTTGTCCGCTGGTTTCTTCGGCCGGTGACTTTGTTTCGGCCGTAGGTTGAACGATCTCAGACGTCGGCGCCTGACCAGATATCGCGAATCGTAGCCGCATCCAGGCCCCTCGTGCACCCGGCCGCATTTCCGATGCATCGTGGAGCTCGATCCGGCCGCCATGGTCCTGCAAGACCCGGCCGACGATCGCAAGGCCAAGGCCGGTGCCCTTCTCGCGCGTGGTCACGTAGGGTTCAAGCAGGCGCGCGCGGGCCACCTTCGGCAGGCCGACGCCATTATCGACGACATCGATCACGATGTCGTCGTTTTCGCGCGCCGCGATGACGTCAATACGACCGCGCCCCAATTCTTCCGGCGGCACGGCCTCGATCGCCTCGGTCGCGTTCTTGATGATGTTCGTCAGCGCCTGCGAAATCAGCCGGCGGTCGAACTTCGCTTGCAGCGGCTCCTGCTTGATCTCGGCCTCGATATCGACGTCGGGATGGCCAACCCGCATCAGGAATACCGCCTGACGCACGGTGTCGGCGACATCTTCGCCCTCGATCACCGGTTTTGGCATCCGCGCAAAGCGCGAGAACTCGTCGACCATCCGCCTGATGTCGTCGACCTGCCGCACGATCGTATCCGTACACTGCTCGAACACGGCCTTGTCTTCGACGATCGATTTGCCGAATTTGCGGCGGATGCGCTCGGCCGACAACTGAATTGGCGTCAGCGGGTTCTTGATTTCATGCGCGATCCTGCGGGCGACGTCGGCCCAGGCTGAGGTTCGCTGCGCCGAAACCAGCTCGGTAATGTCATCGAGCGTGATGATATAGCTGTCGCGCGTCTGGCTGGTCTGTTCCGCGGTGACGCGCACCGACAGGTTTCGCTCATGGCCGTCGCGGTTGATCGTGATCTGGCCCTGCACCAGCCGCTGGGTGCTCTCGCGCGCCGTCTTCATCATCTCGTCGAGTTCCGGCAACACGTCGGAGAGCGGGTGATCCAGCGTTTCGGATTCGGCGTGTCCGATCAGTTTTTCCGCCGAGCGATTGAGGATGCCAACGCTTCCCGATGCATCCACACCGATGATTCCGGCGCTCGCCGACGACAACACCGCTTCGATAAATCGCCGCCGGCTGTCGATCAGTTCGCTCGCATTGACGAGTTCGTCGCGCTGGGTGCGCAGCTCCTGCGTCATCTTGTTGAAGGTTTCGCCGAGTTGCGCGAGGTCGCCTTCCGAACGCTTCACCGGCACCTGGACATGCAGATCGCCGGTCGAGACCATGTGCGCGGCGCCCATCAGCCGGCGGATCGGGGTGACCAGCGAGTTGGCGAAATTGAGCCCCAGCAGGATCGAGGCCATCAGGATGGTCAGCGCGATGACGGCGAAGATCAGCGCAAAATTAACCTGAACGCCGAGCCGGCGCGCCTCGATCTCGGCATATTCGGCGACGCTCGCCTCGGTCTGCTTCAACTGGTCGACGACGTGAGGATCGAGCTGCCGTGCGACGTAAAGGAACGTATCCTGAAAGGCGCGCAGCCGGATCAAGGCAGCGACATTGTTCTCTTCGGGCAGAACCGCAATTTCCGGCTCGGTTTCATTGACGTTACTGAGGAAGTCCGACGGCGGCGCGGCGAACGCCAGCTGGATGCCGGTCTCGGCGCTTTCCAGGATGTGGCGGTCCTTGTCGATCAGCATTGCGCCGGGAAGATTGCGGGAGGCGGCGCTTGCGGTGAGAAATTCACGGAAGGACTGACGGTCCTGGTCGTAGAGCGGTCGCGCACGGCCGATATCTGCTGCCATTCCCAGAATGTCGCCGCGAATGAGCTGGGCGTGCTCTTGCATATAGGCGCGTGCGATGATCAGCGAGTTCTGGATCACCTCCCGCGTCGGACCCGAGAACAGCCGATCGAGGCCACGTTCGATCGTCAGGTTGGCGACGACCGCCACGAGGACCGCCGGCAGCACCGCCATGATCGAGAACAGGCTGACGATCTGAACATGAAGCCTGGCGGCGGCGCGGCCGCGGCGCCGGGCCTGCATCACCTGCCAGACTTCGCGGGCGATGATACCGAGCAGCACCAGGATCGTGGCGCCGTTCATCAACATGAAGGATACTGCGACCTCACGGGTCGGCTCGATCCGCGTCAGGCCGGTCAGCACCACAAAGGTCAGGAAAGCCGATACCAGCGCCAGCCCGATCGCAATCGGGGCAAGCAGCCTTAGAATGGACCGTCCCTTGGGCTCAACGAGAGACGGATCGAACTGGGCGGCCGAGGTGTCCACGCTGGTTATACCGGCAAACGATGAAATGAAGGCTTCAGCATCCGCACGTTGCGGACTGATGCATTCATACCACAATGTTGCCGAATTGCGACAATTCCGCGGCGCATACCATGCCGCGTTCAGCCAATCCCCTGAGAAATCGCGCGGTTAGACCGGCTTTCGGCGGCTCAATTGCCCGTCCGATAGACCTGAATGTCCAGATCACGGATTTTCTTCCGCAGCGTATTGCGATTGAGCCCGAGAAGGTCGGCCGCCCGGATTTGGTTACCTCGGGTCGCCGCAAGCGCGGCCGTGAGTAGCGGGACCTCGATTTCCTTGAGGATGCGGTGATAGAGGCCCGGCGGCGGTACGCCGTTCGGAAAGCCCGAGAAGTGCGACGACAGATAGGCCTCGACCGCGCCGCCGAGATTGTCGACGCCCTGGTGCATCGTGCCGCCAGAGGTGACGGCCGGCGGCGCTAGCTCGCCGTCAATCACCGACGCCGTGATGACGTCCTGCGGGTAAAGGGCGGCAAGCCGGCGGGCGAGGTTTTCAAGTTCGCGGACATTGCCGGGCCAGCGATGCTGCTTCATCCGCTCCAGCGCCAAAGCGTCCAGCTTCTTGGGCGGCAAACCGTCCTTCTCGGCCAGCGAAAAGAAATGGCGGATCAGGTCGGGCAGATCCTCGATTCGCTCCCGCAGCGGCGGAAGCCGCAGTGGCACCACGTTCAGGCGGAAGAACAGATCTTCACGGAACAGGCCCTGCTGAATCAGGATGCGCAAATCCTTGTTGCTGGCAGCAACGATGCGCACGTCGGTCTTGATCGGCGTACGGCCACCGACGGTGGTGTATTCGCCCTGCTGAAGCACGCGCAACAGCCGCGTTTGCGCTTCCATCGGCATGTCGCCGATTTCGTCGAGAAATAACGTGCCGCCTTCGGCCTGCTCGAACCGGCCCGAGGCGCGGGTGTTGGCGCCCGTGAACGCACCGCGCTCGTGACCGAACAACTCCGACTCGATCAGGTCGCGCGGGATCGCCGCCATGTTGACGGCCACGAACGGTCCATTACGCCGCTTGCCGTAATCGTGCAGCGCGCGTGCGACGAGCTCCTTGCCGGTACCGGACTCGCCCGAAATCATCACGGTCAAATCCGTCTGCATCAGCCGCGCCAGCACGCGATAAATTTCCTGCATCGCGGGCGAACGGCCGACCAGCGGGATCGAATCGAACTCGGAATCGTCAGGCGCGCTCGCCACCCGCTCCTTCGGCTCCGCGAGTGCACGGCCGACGATCCCGATCAATTCCTTCAAGTCGAACGGTTTCGGCAGATATTCATAGGCTCCGCGTTCGGAAGCGCGGATCGCCGTCATGAACGTGTTCTGGGCGCTCA comes from the Bradyrhizobium erythrophlei genome and includes:
- a CDS encoding FAD-dependent oxidoreductase: MTNEARYYKADIQLRRLVQTVKKAGKHFAIVTDKDTVEADYVLSTLSVGVLKSHGVRFDKSARAQLDPVLAGMTAAKMTKIFVPLRPEFFAERNIAPDTFVTIYEQRHAWLLHLRTDGKPLVTIFASGAMSDLVEKSHYADIENQMLDLLDRVGEPDLTGARNNLEGRIHITDWTTNPNFLAAYSAMLPGVKRRNPLVIGNLIFAGEAFVQDLKKSPSQMTGAWESGRIAGKKILTKLALEARRAGKVGSGP
- the hflX gene encoding GTPase HflX → MEPRNSDGGVDRPRSAVGKQTGRVIVIGPYLRTRRGDPDAREDSSAIRGSEARLEEAAGLARAIDLTVAEALIAPVSQIRPATYLGKGKVEEITGLVAGHEAELVIMDCALSPIQQRNLEKAWHTKVLDRTGLILEIFGRRAKTKEGTLQVELAHLNYQRSRLVRSWTHLERQRGGFGFMGGPGETQIEADRRLIGDRITRLEQELKKVQATRRLHRAGRQRVPYRVVALVGYTNAGKSTLFNRLTRAEVQAADMLFATLDPTLRALTLPHGGKAMLSDTVGFISNLPTQLVAAFRATLEEVLEADVILHVRDISHEDSEAQEQDVEAVLRQLGINTDGGQRILEVWNKIDRLSPEERENVVNIAARRSPERPCFLVSAETGEGIDGLLAAIEERLAATRTTLHLSIDAADGAGVSWLHRNSEVLGKNLQDGRYEMTVRVDETKRDLVINRFDAVPHAP
- the hfq gene encoding RNA chaperone Hfq; its protein translation is MAADRAQNLQDTFLNHVRKTKTPLTIFLVNGVKLQGIVTWFDNFCLLLRRDGHSQLVYKHAISTIMPGAPIQLFEGGEDAPA
- a CDS encoding sigma-54-dependent transcriptional regulator, which encodes MASDILIVDDEADIRELVAGILDDEGFTTRTARDSDSALAEIANRRPNLVFLDIWLQGSKLDGLQLLEQVKRDHADLPVVMISGHGNIETAVAAIKRGAYDFIEKPFKSDRLILVATRALETSRLKREVKELKQLAPTASVMTGRSACMNQLRQTIDRAAKANSRILIVGPSGAGKELAARTLHNMSSRAEGPFVVINAAAITPERMEIELFGVEPNGEHARKTGALEEAHGGTLFVDEIGDMPRETQNKILRVLVEQTFQRQGGTAKVSVDVRIISSTARNLEEEIAAGRFREDLYHRLSVVPIRVPPLSERREDIPELIDYFMDQISAATGLPKRQIGQDAMAVLQSHVWPGNVRQLRNNVERVMILAGGGPEVIITADMLPQDVGSMVPAMPTSNNGEHIMGLPLREAREVFERDYLMAQISRFSGNISRTAEFVGMERSALHRKLKALGVG
- a CDS encoding sensor histidine kinase NtrY-like produces the protein MTSVDTSAAQFDPSLVEPKGRSILRLLAPIAIGLALVSAFLTFVVLTGLTRIEPTREVAVSFMLMNGATILVLLGIIAREVWQVMQARRRGRAAARLHVQIVSLFSIMAVLPAVLVAVVANLTIERGLDRLFSGPTREVIQNSLIIARAYMQEHAQLIRGDILGMAADIGRARPLYDQDRQSFREFLTASAASRNLPGAMLIDKDRHILESAETGIQLAFAAPPSDFLSNVNETEPEIAVLPEENNVAALIRLRAFQDTFLYVARQLDPHVVDQLKQTEASVAEYAEIEARRLGVQVNFALIFAVIALTILMASILLGLNFANSLVTPIRRLMGAAHMVSTGDLHVQVPVKRSEGDLAQLGETFNKMTQELRTQRDELVNASELIDSRRRFIEAVLSSASAGIIGVDASGSVGILNRSAEKLIGHAESETLDHPLSDVLPELDEMMKTARESTQRLVQGQITINRDGHERNLSVRVTAEQTSQTRDSYIITLDDITELVSAQRTSAWADVARRIAHEIKNPLTPIQLSAERIRRKFGKSIVEDKAVFEQCTDTIVRQVDDIRRMVDEFSRFARMPKPVIEGEDVADTVRQAVFLMRVGHPDVDIEAEIKQEPLQAKFDRRLISQALTNIIKNATEAIEAVPPEELGRGRIDVIAARENDDIVIDVVDNGVGLPKVARARLLEPYVTTREKGTGLGLAIVGRVLQDHGGRIELHDASEMRPGARGAWMRLRFAISGQAPTSEIVQPTAETKSPAEETSGQQETTNEQTKIEAATGN
- the ntrC gene encoding nitrogen regulation protein NR(I); the encoded protein is MPAGSILVADDDTAIRTVLNQALSRAGYEVRLTGNAATLWRWVSQGEGDLVITDVVMPDENAFDLLPRIKKMRPNLPVIVMSAQNTFMTAIRASERGAYEYLPKPFDLKELIGIVGRALAEPKERVASAPDDSEFDSIPLVGRSPAMQEIYRVLARLMQTDLTVMISGESGTGKELVARALHDYGKRRNGPFVAVNMAAIPRDLIESELFGHERGAFTGANTRASGRFEQAEGGTLFLDEIGDMPMEAQTRLLRVLQQGEYTTVGGRTPIKTDVRIVAASNKDLRILIQQGLFREDLFFRLNVVPLRLPPLRERIEDLPDLIRHFFSLAEKDGLPPKKLDALALERMKQHRWPGNVRELENLARRLAALYPQDVITASVIDGELAPPAVTSGGTMHQGVDNLGGAVEAYLSSHFSGFPNGVPPPGLYHRILKEIEVPLLTAALAATRGNQIRAADLLGLNRNTLRKKIRDLDIQVYRTGN